One segment of Lytechinus variegatus isolate NC3 chromosome 13, Lvar_3.0, whole genome shotgun sequence DNA contains the following:
- the LOC121426641 gene encoding growth hormone secretagogue receptor type 1-like: protein MAYREGQGLEQERSPIRPERDLSGALSLSAEALTLLGNILPVIVVFRFKTRAERTVTDILIGTLAINDIFSVLLPLPVSLPSFIAPGPESVWHGGKAACIFYQFSVYWLQNSAMLLVTAMALERWLAVAFPMRYKSWTTRGRARTMIVVIFGSTFVVACLPVMGLAPPAVSKHGSRFCRSWIATQPEVWYHTIFPIVLISQGWVSMVLVLVLNVCLMVRLTRFRRRLKTDRGEMTTERKSIREFTKLVLVVAVLFYCTWLPVLVSIIIYFLFNISYLFIQQNCKFIKVLKGKECEIQ, encoded by the coding sequence ATGGCCTATCGGGAGGGCCAGGGGCTGGAGCAGGAGCGAAGTCCCATTCGTCCTGAGAGAGATCTCAGTGGTGCTTTAAGTTTATCCGCCGAAGCCTTGACGTTACTCGGTAATATATTGCCAGTGATAGTGGTGTTCAGGTTCAAGACTCGAGCCGAGAGGACGGTCACAGACATCCTGATTGGAACTCTTGCGATCAATGATATCTTTTCGGTGCTATTGCCTCTACCAGTTTCTCTACCCAGTTTCATTGCTCCTGGTCCCGAATCCGTATGGCACGGGGGCAAGGCGGCGTGTATTTTCTACCAATTTTCTGTCTACTGGCTCCAAAACTCTGCCATGCTTCTCGTCACTGCCATGGCCTTAGAACGGTGGTTAGCCGTCGCGTTCCCAATGCGATACAAAAGCTGGACCACGCGCGGACGAGCACGAACCATGATCGTCGTCATCTTCGGATCGACGTTCGTTGTCGCGTGCCTGCCAGTCATGGGCCTGGCTCCACCGGCTGTGTCGAAACACGGCAGCAGGTTCTGCCGTTCCTGGATCGCTACGCAACCGGAGGTCTGGTACCACACCATCTTCCCCATAGTTCTTATATCCCAGGGCTGGGTCTCTATGGTCCTGGTCCTGGTCCTGAATGTGTGCTTGATGGTTAGACTAACGAGGTTTAGGAGGAGACTCAAAACGGACCGAGGTGAAATGACCACGGAGAGAAAATCAATACGTGAATTTACAAAACTAGTTCTTGTCGTCGCTGTGCTTTTTTACTGTACCTGGTTACCTGTACTCGTGAGtataatcatttatttcttatttaataTCAGTTATCTTTTCATTCAACAGAATTGTAAATTCATCAAAGTATTAAAAGGAAAGGAATGtgaaattcaataa